The genomic region ACCTCTACCACCTCCACCCGTGCCATCCCCACCTctaccaccccctccacctccatctTCTCCACCACCCCCTCCACCTACATCAcctccctcctctccctcatcctcctctctccatCTAGGACCCCCTTGCCTCTATGGccactcctcctcctcatcatcaaaagatgGCAATAGCTCTACCAGATAAGATATgcgtgccactgcatgtgccatgaagtacactgagaactcctctgtcatcccacaTCCACTACCCTGGCCCCATAATCCCATATCTCTCCTGCAAGGGTCATATACTCATCCATGGTTTCTCCACTATTTAGAGTAGgcccccactctggcacatcctgtcACCAAAGAGAATATAAACAGGATCCTTGTGGTATCCCCTACTGTCTATCATACTGCCGATTAACGTGGCTGTGCAAAACTCGCTCAATGAtaaagggcatccgcccaatcagggaccttgacatatatacatagggaatctctagcccatcctccccCCACACCTtacaatccatatatggtctccagatgatCGTATTGATGTCATCCAATGCCCTCTgctagtgctctagtttgcccaccTTATGCTAGACAACTACACCTGTATACTCATATGCATATGCCTgaccaactagcctatccctaTGTGGAAGTGGTCTCGACACTGGTATATGCTCCCAGTCCCACACCTGTAAAAACATCACCCTAGCTGATAGACTAGTGTATCCTAGATATACTACCTAGTGGAGCTCTtggtataggtgggccaacatacaagacccccaCGCAAACCTGCATTCCTGCATCACCATATCCTCAAAAACCAATCCCCGTCCAAcagctagtccctttgacctatggttaGGACACAAGAAACCgccaatgaaacctgctaatacCGATGATAGAGGAGCATAacctaaatccaaaaactcctgcaaTGGGATCTCATCGCCACTAATGTGATCGTCTTGAAAAACATGGCAGAGagcctctatgccaccctcctcagtctactcATAGGGTAACAAATCCCCAACCACAGGAATCCGTagaatccgataacagtcctctggtgtaactgtcatctcaccgatcgacaaatgaaaggtgttcgtattgttgtgccacctctttgccaatACTGTCAGTAAcccctggttaatgatataccaaggcatgtTTTATAAGGATGATAAACCACATATCTCAATCACATCTCTGTCAGCCTATGACAAGTGTAGGATAAGTGTCCATGACTTCGGGAATTGCTCCCAAGACTGTAGTACACCAAGCTCTGCCTGCAAATCACTACATATCCATCACCAGTTCTCGattcaatcaaatctatcaaaaaaCAAAAGAATATCAACTTAAAAATGTGaagcatatcaaaaacacatcataACCATATTCACATCAATCAGTGAATCATATCAGTGCATCATATCAAGACTCATTCAATCAATCAAGATGCATAACGAAATCAGATCCATATCAACTCTAGATCCATAACAAAAATTAGATACATATCGACAACAAGACACATAATGAAATTAGATCCATAACGAGAATCAGATCCATATCGACAACAAGACCCATAACAAAATCAGATCGATATCAAAATCAAGagccatatcaaaatcaaaatccatattgacaacaagacccatatcaaaatcaagatccatatcgactCAAGACGCATATCAAAAttaagacccatatcgaaatcaaggcCCATATCGACAACTTGACCCATAACAAAATTATATCTATATCAATAACTTGACTCATATCAAAAAGTGACTCATATCGAAACAAGGTCCATATCGACCATAGACTCATATCACAATCCAACAACATATCAGAATCTCACATTAGATCACGAAAAATATTAGACAATCAATGAAC from Cryptomeria japonica chromosome 3, Sugi_1.0, whole genome shotgun sequence harbors:
- the LOC131075101 gene encoding uncharacterized protein LOC131075101, coding for MQVWDWEHIPVSRPLPHRDRLVGQDVPEWGPTLNSGETMDEYMTLAGEIWDYGARRQGGPRWREEDEGEEGGDVGGGGGGEDGGGGGGRGGDGTGGGGRGGDGKGGGRRGGGGRGGDGRGGGGRGGLVLGAGGGVRIGVVLAIVEGMEDDRQLA